From a single Brassica rapa cultivar Chiifu-401-42 chromosome A01, CAAS_Brap_v3.01, whole genome shotgun sequence genomic region:
- the LOC103862488 gene encoding uncharacterized protein LOC103862488 produces MRQPAKKATRIFVERYGEITDLYMPKDPKRSGHRGFGFATFAENGVADVYPGDLMKSVDKSWDMECRAQDNQDQTGGTGHTNNAHLTNIIIELLALSVVLKLHLSDRFIESSMINLFVMFLSLWE; encoded by the exons ATGAGACAGCCTGCCAAAAAGGCGACAAGGATCTTTGTTGAGAGGTATGGTGAAATCACTGACCTGTACATGCCTAAG GACCCAAAGAGAAGTGGACATAGAGGTTTCGGGTTCGCTACCTTTGCTGAAAACGGTGTTGCAGATGTGTATCCCGGAGATCTCATGAAATCTGTGGACAAGAG TTGGGATATGGAATGCCGAGCGCAAGACAATCAAGATCAGACTGGAGGTACCGGCCATACTAATAATGCACACCTTACAAACATTATCATTGAGCTTTTGGCTTTGTCAGTTGTATTGAAACTTCACTTGTCAGATAGATTTATTGAATCCTCAATGATCAATTTATTTGTTATGTTTCTTTCCCTTTGGGAATAA